One stretch of Sebastes umbrosus isolate fSebUmb1 chromosome 5, fSebUmb1.pri, whole genome shotgun sequence DNA includes these proteins:
- the nfil3-4 gene encoding nuclear factor, interleukin 3 regulated, member 4, whose protein sequence is MESLLSPFHGGQDGHILQVEEELVRKGPRRKREFIPEEKKDDLYWEKRRKNNEAAKRSREKRRMSDYVLETHLMALKDENTKLSTELMAIKLRFGLVHPAGYAAHQSNQLQHHVHSSTQPTSTHHQSLQRDYYWGGRDSSVMPRHQPPHPVFIPAYALHTMRGYSYLNTPTGSGLLAPLVLPRNLLPVHSPHPGAPLLKPIPTRAASDEEEEQQVPGVLSSSFRPPPRKITSREDRNYSPVRQYMSD, encoded by the coding sequence ATGGAGTCCCTGTTGTCACCTTTTCATGGAGGCCAAGACGGCCATATTTTACAAGTGGAAGAGGAACTGGTACGTAAGGGACCACGTCGCAAAAGGGAGTTCATACCTGAGGAGAAGAAGGACGACCTCTACTGGGAGAAACGTCGGAAGAACAACGAGGCAGCCAAACGGTCAcgggagaagaggaggatgagcgACTACGTGCTGGAGACTCATCTCATGGCCCTGAAAGATGAAAATACCAAGCTTAGTACTGAATTAATGGCCATCAAGCTGCGCTTTGGCCTGGTCCACCCTGCAGGCTACGCTGCTCACCAGAGTAACCAACTGCAACACCATGTCCACAGCAGCACCCAGCCCACAAGCACACACCACCAGTCCCTGCAGAGAGACTACTACTGGGGTGGCAGAGACTCCTCTGTTATGCCGAGACACCAACCACCTCACCCTGTCTTCATCCCTGCATATGCCCTCCATACCATGAGAGGCTATTCATATTTGAACACGCCTACAGGCTCTGGCCTCCTCGCTCCCCTTGTCCTCCCTCGAAATCTCCTGCCCGTCCATTCACCCCATCCGGGAGCTCCCCTACTGAAGCCTATTCCTACGAGAGCTGCctcagatgaggaggaggagcagcaggttCCAGGGGTGCTGTCCTCGTCCTTCCGTCCTCCACCTCGCAAAATCACCTCCAGAGAAGACAGAAACTACTCTCCAGTAAGACAATACATGTCCGACTGA